A stretch of DNA from Anaerolineae bacterium:
CGTTCGGCCAGCGGACGTAACCGGACGATCCACCCGGCAGTCCGTGATGGCTCAACCAGATCGGCCAGGTAGAATAGTTTGTCAGCGCGGGTCATTGCCGGGTGGCCGGTGGTGTGGTAGAGCACGGCGCTGGCCGTCACTGGATCGTGAAAGCCCAGCGCTGCCTCGGCCTCCCGGAGGGCTATCGCCCCGTGGAGCAGCGCCGGGTTCTGTCGTTCAACAGGCCGGATCCGGCAGCCCAGCCGCTGCGCCTCAGCCAGCAGGTCATGACCATCGTTTTCTTTGGCGGCGTCATGGATCCAGCCGGCCAGCCGCAGCGCGGGCAGTTGCTCCGCCAGGCCGTGCAGTGCCGCCAACCGGGTCACCGATTCGACTACGCCGGCCGTATGGGCGAAGCGTGCGTCTGAGAGTCGCTCCCGCGCCCAGGCGCGCGCCTGTTGCTCCAGTGCAGAGGCGATTTCGGAGTCAGACAAGGAGTGGGCGGTCATCAGGATTCCGTTAGCAATACGTTGCCCGGTGGGTGGACGGCGGCCAGCTATCCGTGTCACCGGGCTGTGTTACAATGATATAAGTATACCATCGAACCTGTCTATGGTATGGCGCTGGTTCAGGGTCGGGAGGAGCGCGGTATGATGCGGTCGATGATGGTGCGGCTGGGGGTGGTCATGGCAGCTATGCTGGCGCTGGGCCTGCTGGTAGAGGCTCAGGGGCCAACGATCCTGCGGCTGGGACTGCTGGATTCGGCGGATAGCCCTGCCGGGCGCGGCGCGCAGATGGCCATCGCCGAGATCAATGGAGCAGGGGGGCTGCTTGGCCCGGATGGCCGGGTCTACGCTTTTGAGTTGCTCTCGGTGCCGGTGACTACCGCAGACGAGGTGCGCTCCGGCTTGCAGGCGCTAGCCGAACGTGACGTGCTGGCCATTCTGGGGCCGGATGACACTGCGGTGACGCTGGCCGTGTTTAACGACCTGCGGGCGCTGGCCCGGCCTGTGCTGACAG
This window harbors:
- a CDS encoding HD domain-containing protein produces the protein MTAHSLSDSEIASALEQQARAWARERLSDARFAHTAGVVESVTRLAALHGLAEQLPALRLAGWIHDAAKENDGHDLLAEAQRLGCRIRPVERQNPALLHGAIALREAEAALGFHDPVTASAVLYHTTGHPAMTRADKLFYLADLVEPSRTAGWIVRLRPLAERDLDEALLFALVHQLRRLLRKGEAIDPRAVALYNRLLAAGVPPPQQAEE